GGAGataccactaccacaccaacgAGAAAAGGTCCATCTCTGGACGCCCATCCGTCGGgcaaagacaacagaatgaattgGTGTCGATcgtccattctgtggacaggAGAATGAACCGGGAGAGGCCGTCAGCCAGGACGCTGGACACCCCATGAATGTGAACTGCctggagagccaaaccctgagaactcagaagactcacccgaagcgaccagcttcaaagagccaaggactgcatcaaaatccctcggttcaggcaataaAGTACCAGGACATAAGTACGATCGGGCTCAGAATGAAGCCCGATCATTGATCCGTGAACGATTTAAACCCTCCGAAGCGACAGCCACACCGctgcaaactcccgcaccgtgctgtcagCCtcatggaaggacggaccccacctccCCTGGCAGGCCTGGTGAGcattggtcacaaaaccccagccaagagacaacACATCCACTACACGTCGAGCGAGGGCCGAACCCAACAATCGCGAGAGCGGCAGAAGGGATGTCCCCAAAGGAACTAGAACAGCCGCTGAAGCCAGACTCGACCCAGTGGGTAAACTAGCCTGGCGAAGTTCAAACTCCCGCACAGCTGCTCGAGCAACCGACGAGTGACCTGGGAGTCCCCCAGAAACAGCCAAAGACGGAAGTATAGCCGCAGCAACGAcgccagagggagagacaaggaagcagtccaaGAGTCCCACACTCTTGggtataataggaaggataagaaacatagatgattgtcatgcccttcaagatgacctggacaaaataagtatatggagcaacacttggcaaatggaatataatgttaataaatgccatgttatggaatgtggaataggagaacatagacctcacacaacctatatattatgtgagaaatctttaaagaattctgataaagagagagatctcgggatggttctagatagaaaactatcacctgaggaccacataaagaatattgtgcgaggagcctatgccacgctttctaacttcagaattgcttttaatttaacactttcgcgttaACCGGACTCGCCAAGGAGTCCTGTTTCGCCTAACGGcaccgcatagtggacataaacttatgtcctcttttaaaatatttgtataaaattcaatttttatccggtttactttgggtttgtttcaaactgcgcgccatgaggctctctttctcaccaataggctgcatggtacaataagttcatgaaaggttcacaaacataacaaaagtaaaaacatttcgtgtgtgtttgattctcactgatatgttccagcgttgttttatatttggcgctcttctatcttacgctttgttgatcttttttacctacaggctcatagaacattctattgcaaacacattgacacaaaaatgaatgacgtacatagaataataatgtcatgagaatgaaataagtataaactttcaaagcgccgtgcgtcgtcccgtcaccgacaccgggtaacaatttcaccacttcccacactcttgcgggcgggccgcaatcattattctatgcttatattcatatcaccgtgttgggaatttcattgcgagtccattgataccaaaattaacgctgtaggacaagtgtggaggtgataacaatcccaagagtaaaaacattttgttgccgttgggcgctcacggcgagtcatcttcgtagttatttatttggtgctggtatccctatacaattcgtgactttttttactgatgttcttctagagaattttattgcgaacacgttggtaccaaaatgaaatacatagctcaagaactaaggtcatgagagtaaaaaagagtatacacatttttgtttttacgcttacgcggcaaaaCGCCATGAGCACTTACGGTTGTTTCAATGACCttcgcggagagcgcgaaagtgttaattaaatactgtacatggatggcgatatactaaagaaattgttcacaacttttgttaggccaaagctagtatatgcagcggttgtgtggtgcccatatcttaagaagcacatcaacaaactggaaaaggtgcaaagacacgctactaagtggctcccagaactgaagggcaagagctacaaggagaagttagaggcattaaatataccaaaactagaagacagaagaaaaagaggtgatatgatcactacatacaaaatagtaacaggaattgataaaatcgatagggaagatttcccgagacctggaactttaagaacaagaggtcatagaattaaactagctaaacacagatgccgaagaaatataacaaaattcactttcgcaaacagagtggtagacggttggaacaagttaggtgagaaggtggtggaggccaagaccgtcagtagtttcaaagcgttatatgacaaattatatgacagagtgctgggaagacgggacaccacgagcgtagctctcatcctgtaactacacttaggtaatttgacttaggtaattacacaagacccagccaagtccaaacctgAGAGGAAACCAGATAGGATTTCCTCtagttcaccaagaacctgaaCTCCACGAGCTAGGAAAGAACcaaacccctggcgagcagacatgcgGACTAGCTGTGAGCCCACACCAGCtaatcgtcgaggtaggccagaacccgaacctCTAGCAGACACAAGTGGGTCACCACAACCCGAGTAAGGAgtgtgaaaacgcgaggtgccagattcaagttaGGCAACGAAAGCGTAAGCTTGACGCTTCACAACAAAACCgatccagtccctgaaccccagatgaatcggGATGTGCCAATATGCATCCCGGAGATCCACACACACCATCCAAGCATCCGGCTCCAAAAGAAACcgaacctgggacagagtggtcatccgaaaggaagGACAGAAGATCCAGGGGTTTCAGATAAGACAAGTACAGAACAAACGttagatccgcacagtcccgtttcagaactggaaacaggcgggaaacccacctgatagACGGGGTTGTTTTGACCacacccaagcgcacccactccaagatgcacTGACAGAGCACAGGAAAAGAGGCCTGCCctgtgaacaaccgtggacatcttcaagagaaaactggactgttttctaagagaagttccggatcagccgggctgtggtgggtatgtggccctgcgggccgctccaagcaacagcctggtggaccaaactctcaagtcgagcctggcctcgggctgggcttggggagtagaagaactcccagaaccccatcaagcaggtatcaagcaagcacTTTCAACTCCTCAACTCCTTGGATGTTAGATCCTCCATGCCAGGACCCggggcagagccatcctccaAACCCCCCGCCCCTAAAGAAAGGTAGTCAACTGGAGAAGCACAACGTCTCCAGGAGGAACAGAACCGGCCGCTACGTGTAATACAAGACAGCTGTACAGTACCTTGCGCTCCTGCCAATGACGATACTACCTCTTACCCAAGGCCAAATAGCAGTAGGgaaaaccccagctgaccccaagggcggacaatcaccaagcagcaaaagaaCCCTGCAGAGGCAGTCCCCAAACagtttgtggaaggtaacccaaactgcaagggcagtacttacagggcacctagggaaggtgaccctaggtgcatgcaactTCTGGAATTATACCTGGCTTACCACCACAAGACACAGCACTACTCGAGGATTGGAGCCAGAGTCGACTGACCGCCACCAAACACGACAGCCTCAACACTGGGGTTGGGTAGCCGGTgcaggaggtctggggctcccaccttctccctcccagggagggggcagctgcgcagacagtggtgcAGCGGTCTGATGTGACGTcacgcttgtttgctcgttttctgattggggagttctgcctgcttgttcggctttcggtttgcagtgtttaaccagctgtagtttgttttgggattcctacttttctgggtgcctgacctagtAGACAGCAGACACAGATTGCTTCCAACTACattggggtttctataggccattgttccttgtGCCTCCaatgagggggccaggttttgctTTGTAGTCGTCGGTAGGCCAAGAACCCCATCGATtgactgttatcttgaggttatcttgagatgatttcggggcttattagtgtccccgtggcccggtcctcgaccaggcctccacccccaggaagcagcccgtgacagctgactccacaccccggtacctattttactgctaggtaacaggggcatagggtgaaagaaactctgcccattgtttctcgccggcacctgggatcgaacccagtaccacaggatcacaagtccagtgtgctgtccgctcggctccctgttGCCattgtctaatatatacacatcagcccagtatagctctggggagccaaagAGGGGCTCCACAGAAAGGAAGTCAAAATTTGATTCCTTCATATTTTTTGCACCACAAGAAAGCAAGCTTCAcacatatttatattattataatctAAAAACTAGGCTTCACTTCCAAAAAGATTGCCCAAATAAGTTTTATCCATGATTCTTGCATCATCTCACATTCTTTAGACTGCATCAATTAGGGTTAGGTTTTCTAcctacctcccacacacaccaaacTTGGTGCTATAGCAACAGGGGGTTTACAATCACGttacacagtactgtactttaGTAAGTACAGTAAATGGATTAGTGTCCAGATAAATAAGGGAAATCTGTATAATCAAGAATTGTGGCctcataaaaaaatttaaataatttttacAATCAAGATTTTCTTTTTCTTTATCCTTTTTTTCTTCctctttttattttgtttttccaTCTCATTTCTTCCCTTTGCTTCTGTCATGAGTACAAGATACTGATGGTTGTCCAATCTTTTCATCAGAGAAAGCTGCATGTACTTTACTTTTGTTTACAAATTGTTTGTGGTCATTCAAGGTACTAACATTTAGAATAAATCAGAAACGACTGGATAAATTGGAAAATGTTGTGCTATAGTGAGGTTGTGTACGTGCCCCACTGTACGACTGTATGGGCTGCAATTTGGGTGTGCCCGCCCTCGTCAAAGGAGTAGTGGGAATAAGGCAACAAAGAATGCTGGGCCAGTGAATGCAACATACAAGGAACTTTAAAAGaacaaatatatttgtggcataaATGAACAGTTGagtataaaaaaattatttcaaaTAAAATATTCTTTAATGTAGTGTTCACAAAATGTTATTTTTCCAAGACATGTAAACAATCCAATATTACTTGAAGGGCTCATGAATACATTGGATAATGAAAAAAAATGCTGATGATTTCAGttgaatcaaataaaaaaaattggatgTTTAAGATGCGTACCTGGAATGGCTGCAGGGTTAAAACCCAGGCTTAAAACCTAtacttgttcacacacacacacacatatgaagaTAGATGTATTCAACAACCTGAAAATAAAACTGTGACCGAGTAATAAATAACATTTGTGTAGTCTGATTTATCTGCACAACATACTGGGCTATTTATAAAATTTTAAGATAAATGATTTTATGAGGTTTACCACACATTTCAATACTGAAACAGAGCCTACTTTTACAACACAAAAAATTTGTAATAAAGCTGTTCACTACTAAAATGATGTACATAATAAAGTTGTTCAACACTACAATGATGAAAATAGCTAAATCATTTAGCATTTGGATGTAAATTTAGTATAATAGAGCTCCTGCAAATCTTCATTTCTGGCACCTAAATTTAAGCTTAATTATATCATTGAGTACATTTCTCCAGGTTTATTGTTAttgaacttaaaaaaaaaaaactagatatTTTAAGCCAAAGCAAATAATTTAAAATCATCAATGTTTCCTTTTATGGCATCTTAAGTTTTTCTATTACAACCAAAACTATATATCTTAAGAAAAATGTTTTCCTCAAACCTATTTTTTCAGCTCATTCATTTTTTCTAACAAGTCATCAGCATCTTCTGCTGTTTTGACACGTATCAACATCTTGACTGGCTCGGAGGATGTGGACTTACCATCCAAAGGTGGGTTGGGCACACAAGCAAAGATCACACCATTCTTCCCTGCTCTCACTGCAGGAATAGAAGCGTTAAGAATAATATTGAGCAGGATATTGCCTAAATTTGTAAGTGCTCTTATTACTAACTGAGTCTTTTCTCCAGCAGGCTTAAGGAATAATGTACCAACTCCCTTTTCTACATAACCTCCATCCTTCAAGTAGAATAACTTGCATTTCTTTTCATAGAGGGCATCCTCTTCTTTCACTTCCGATACCTCATATTTAGGCGGCTCATCACTTGGTTCATTTGTTTCAGCACAATCTTCATTGTTTCCAGTAGCTCCTGAGCTACTCTTTGTGAAAGTGAACCCAGTGGACGGTGATGAGCTAGGTTGTGAGGAGCTTAAACCACCAAATGTAAATCCTCTATTTTTATCAGAACCACCAAATATTGAACTTTCTGAACTTTTATTGCTACCACCAAAGCCCCCAAATGTAAATGTAGATTTTGTATCTGAATCTGTTGTCTTCTCTGGTTTTGTTGTGGAGCTGTACCCAAAAGAGAAAAGTTTATTTGTCTCTGGACTTTTCTCAGCAGTTGTGGGCCCAGAGGAGACCAAGTTCTTGCTTGGCGTGCACTCTGTAGATGCCTCCTGTGACACCAATGGCTTGTTTTCTTTCTCACTAGCTTCATCCTTCTTAATATTGCTTGATGCTCCTCCTACATCTGAGTCTGTTTCCCCTCCAGAAGCTGCTGGATATTTCCTACTTAGTTCCTCAAAGTGCTTTTTGTAATCATCAAAGACAGGTGATAAATTAACATGTGGATTTTTATCAAGGTGTTGCTTAACCCATAGAAGTACACCTTCATTTAATGCTTTTAAATGAGCAAGGAAAATCTTACTACCTCCTTTCCCAGATG
The sequence above is a segment of the Procambarus clarkii isolate CNS0578487 chromosome 44, FALCON_Pclarkii_2.0, whole genome shotgun sequence genome. Coding sequences within it:
- the LOC123745436 gene encoding nuclear pore complex protein Nup50 isoform X1, producing the protein MVARRLHHERMAKRIAAKELTHENWAEEEEPEEMGTFRQASSDQLVTRHIKKARRRGAVADTSSPSVFKGFTSFSGFGVNKDSTSQPSFSFLSKNSTETPTKPSFDFSSVPSTNTNPTTKPIINSSENKTTTQLFKFTQETTVPKTVDSSKTNGVVPTKAATDPSGKGGSKIFLAHLKALNEGVLLWVKQHLDKNPHVNLSPVFDDYKKHFEELSRKYPAASGGETDSDVGGASSNIKKDEASEKENKPLVSQEASTECTPSKNLVSSGPTTAEKSPETNKLFSFGYSSTTKPEKTTDSDTKSTFTFGGFGGSNKSSESSIFGGSDKNRGFTFGGLSSSQPSSSPSTGFTFTKSSSGATGNNEDCAETNEPSDEPPKYEVSEVKEEDALYEKKCKLFYLKDGGYVEKGVGTLFLKPAGEKTQLVIRALTNLGNILLNIILNASIPAVRAGKNGVIFACVPNPPLDGKSTSSEPVKMLIRVKTAEDADDLLEKMNELKK
- the LOC123745436 gene encoding nuclear pore complex protein Nup50 isoform X3 produces the protein MAKRIAAKELTHENWAEEEEPEEMGTFRQASSDQLVTRHIKKARRRGAVADTSSPSVFKGFTSFSGFGVNKDSTSQPSFSFLSKNSTETPTKPSFDFSSVPSTNTNPTTKPIINSSENKTTTQLFKFTQETTVPKTVDSSKTNGVVPTKAATDPSGKGGSKIFLAHLKALNEGVLLWVKQHLDKNPHVNLSPVFDDYKKHFEELSRKYPAASGGETDSDVGGASSNIKKDEASEKENKPLVSQEASTECTPSKNLVSSGPTTAEKSPETNKLFSFGYSSTTKPEKTTDSDTKSTFTFGGFGGSNKSSESSIFGGSDKNRGFTFGGLSSSQPSSSPSTGFTFTKSSSGATGNNEDCAETNEPSDEPPKYEVSEVKEEDALYEKKCKLFYLKDGGYVEKGVGTLFLKPAGEKTQLVIRALTNLGNILLNIILNASIPAVRAGKNGVIFACVPNPPLDGKSTSSEPVKMLIRVKTAEDADDLLEKMNELKK